From a single Vibrio toranzoniae genomic region:
- a CDS encoding phosphomannomutase: MLNTSQVLSDSGIQFGTSGARGLVEQFTPEVCAAFTHAFICSIKGSHDFHKVAVAIDNRPSSPEMAQATISAISSMGYEAVYYGVLPTPALAYSAMQDNIPCIMITGSHIPFDRNGIKFYRPDGEITKANEQDILSAKVEFESPVLKELQVSLRAQKQYVERYTVLFDSNFLTGKRIGIYEHSSAGRDIYPMLFEAIGAEVVSLERTDEFVPIDTEAVAEVDKEKARCWSKKYNLDFIFSTDGDGDRPLVADEKGEWLRGDILGLLCAEAMNIEALALPVSCNTVIDSSESFKKVARTKIGSPYVIEAFSELEEDYAVIAGFEANGGFLLGSDATINNQCLKALPTRDAVLPALMLLSAAKDCSITSLVCALAPRFTSSNRIQNFETDKSKAIIAKAIGQEGRLIDALGFKEAIVTNVDTTDGLRITLNSGDIIHLRPSGNAPELRCYAESATDEKAQQAVEQALSNVQKLDVSEW; this comes from the coding sequence ATGTTAAATACATCACAAGTGCTCTCGGATTCTGGCATTCAGTTTGGAACAAGTGGGGCTCGGGGATTAGTTGAACAATTTACGCCAGAAGTGTGCGCAGCTTTTACTCATGCGTTTATTTGCAGCATTAAAGGTAGTCATGATTTTCACAAAGTTGCCGTTGCTATTGATAATCGCCCAAGTAGCCCGGAAATGGCGCAGGCAACTATTTCAGCAATTAGCTCCATGGGATATGAAGCTGTATATTATGGGGTTCTACCAACTCCCGCGCTTGCATACTCTGCAATGCAAGACAATATCCCTTGTATTATGATTACCGGAAGCCACATACCATTTGATCGCAATGGTATTAAGTTTTACCGACCTGATGGCGAAATAACAAAAGCCAATGAGCAAGACATTCTGAGCGCGAAAGTTGAATTTGAATCACCGGTATTGAAAGAGTTACAGGTATCACTTAGAGCTCAAAAGCAATATGTAGAGCGTTATACAGTGCTTTTTGATTCTAATTTCCTGACGGGGAAACGCATTGGCATTTATGAGCACTCTAGTGCAGGGCGCGATATATACCCAATGCTATTTGAAGCAATAGGGGCCGAAGTTGTTTCTCTTGAGCGTACAGATGAATTTGTCCCAATTGACACCGAAGCTGTAGCAGAAGTTGATAAAGAGAAAGCTCGTTGTTGGTCTAAAAAGTACAATCTAGATTTTATTTTTTCAACGGATGGTGATGGTGACAGGCCATTAGTCGCCGATGAAAAAGGAGAATGGTTACGTGGGGATATCTTAGGGTTGCTCTGTGCTGAAGCCATGAATATCGAAGCGTTAGCATTACCAGTAAGTTGCAATACAGTAATTGATTCTTCTGAGTCATTTAAAAAAGTTGCTCGAACTAAAATTGGGTCACCTTATGTGATTGAAGCTTTTTCAGAGCTTGAAGAAGACTATGCAGTGATTGCTGGTTTCGAAGCTAATGGTGGTTTTTTATTAGGAAGTGATGCAACGATAAATAATCAATGTTTAAAGGCTCTACCAACTCGCGACGCGGTTTTACCTGCACTTATGTTACTTTCCGCAGCCAAAGATTGTAGTATTACCTCACTGGTTTGTGCACTTGCTCCTCGTTTTACGAGCAGTAACCGTATTCAAAACTTTGAGACAGACAAGAGTAAAGCTATCATCGCCAAAGCGATTGGGCAAGAAGGACGTTTGATTGATGCTTTGGGATTTAAAGAAGCTATTGTCACGAATGTTGATACTACAGATGGCCTTCGTATTACGTTGAATTCGGGTGATATTATTCATCTTCGCCCTTCAGGTAATGCGCCTGAGCTTCGTTGTTATGCGGAGTCGGCAACCGATGAAAAAGCACAACAAGCGGTTGAACAGGCACTTAGTAATGTTCAAAAACTTGATGTGAGTGAGTGGTAA
- the manA gene encoding mannose-6-phosphate isomerase, class I encodes MAIFKLKNHIQNYAWGSQTSMFDLFGFENIDNKPQAELWMGAHPRGCSMLEQLGVLLTDYIHQDANDILGTYTAQRYGQLPFLFKVLAAHTPLSIQVHPNKSNSERGFERESAQEIALDAINRNYKDPNHKPELVYALTHYKAMNGFRPIKHIIALFDELGLPALEYELSSLKKMPNSDGLQRFFTALMTFSGKKKLAILNELQGVFDRSHMSDRLQQALTYSKSFVEYYEGDIGILAPLILNVVELEPGEAMFLHSETPHAYVKGTALEIMASSDNVLRAGLTPKHIDVQELIANTRFESIRPEQLKLTPISIEGRLNFPVPVDDFAFDILNVEPIVKEQYARSAEILFCIDGEVKIWSGDMSLNLKPGESVFVPYSASWYKYEGRGLLARAYN; translated from the coding sequence ATGGCAATTTTTAAGCTCAAGAATCATATTCAAAATTATGCTTGGGGTAGTCAGACTTCTATGTTTGATCTATTTGGGTTTGAGAATATAGACAACAAACCGCAGGCAGAACTCTGGATGGGCGCACACCCGCGCGGATGTTCTATGCTTGAACAACTTGGTGTTTTACTTACGGACTATATTCACCAAGATGCCAATGACATTTTGGGAACTTATACTGCTCAACGATATGGCCAGCTGCCTTTTTTGTTTAAAGTGCTTGCTGCCCATACCCCACTCTCGATCCAAGTTCACCCTAATAAATCTAATTCAGAACGTGGCTTTGAACGAGAAAGCGCGCAAGAAATTGCACTTGATGCTATTAATCGAAATTACAAAGATCCCAACCATAAGCCTGAATTGGTGTACGCGTTAACACATTACAAAGCGATGAATGGGTTTAGGCCGATTAAGCATATAATTGCACTGTTCGATGAACTAGGTCTCCCTGCTCTTGAGTATGAACTATCTTCGCTAAAGAAAATGCCCAACTCTGATGGGCTACAGCGCTTTTTTACTGCATTAATGACATTTTCGGGAAAGAAAAAGCTGGCGATACTTAATGAACTCCAAGGCGTTTTCGACCGTTCACACATGTCCGATAGGCTTCAACAGGCTCTCACTTACAGTAAAAGCTTTGTAGAGTATTATGAGGGTGATATTGGTATATTAGCACCATTGATTTTAAATGTTGTCGAACTCGAACCCGGCGAGGCAATGTTTCTTCATTCAGAAACACCTCATGCGTATGTAAAAGGCACTGCACTTGAAATTATGGCAAGTTCCGATAATGTTCTCCGTGCAGGCTTAACGCCTAAACATATTGATGTTCAAGAGCTTATTGCTAATACTCGCTTTGAATCTATTCGACCTGAACAATTAAAGCTCACGCCCATCTCGATAGAAGGGCGCCTAAACTTTCCGGTACCTGTGGATGATTTTGCGTTTGATATCCTAAATGTGGAACCTATAGTAAAAGAGCAGTACGCTCGGAGTGCAGAAATCTTATTTTGTATTGATGGTGAAGTGAAAATATGGTCGGGTGATATGTCTTTGAATCTAAAGCCTGGAGAGAGTGTATTTGTGCCTTATAGCGCTAGTTGGTATAAGTATGAGGGTAGAGGCCTGTTAGCCAGAGCGTATAATTAG